The proteins below come from a single Felis catus isolate Fca126 chromosome A1, F.catus_Fca126_mat1.0, whole genome shotgun sequence genomic window:
- the N4BP3 gene encoding NEDD4-binding protein 3: MATALGPAGIAMGSVGSLLERQDLSPEELRAALAGPRGSRQPDGLLRKGLGQRELLSYLHLPKKDSKTAKRAPRNESADYTTLYYREHPRAGDFSKTSLPERGRFDKCRIRPSVFKPVAGAGKGFLSMQSLAAHKGQKLWRSNGSLHTLACHPPLSPGPRTSQAQARAQLLHALSLDEGGPEPEPSLSDSSSGGSFGRSPGTGPGPFSSSLGHINHLGGSLDRASRVPKEAGPLAMLSCLPEPPPPYEFSCPSAEEVVALLPDTCEDLKRGLGDEDGSNPFTQVLEERQRLWLSELKRLYVERLHEVAQKAERSERNLQLQLFMAQQEQRRLRKELRAQQGLGPEPRPPGALPDADPNTRPEEEARWEVCQKTAEISLLKQQLREAQAELAQKLAEIFSLKTQLRGSRAQAQAQDAELAQLREAVRSLQEQGPREEAQGSCETDDCKSRGLLGEAGGSSEAAGGAEQLRAQLVQERLRAQEQALCFERERRTWQEEKERVLRYQREIQGGYLDMYRRNQALEQELRALREPPAPWSPRLESSKI; the protein is encoded by the exons ATGGCCACAGCCCTGGGCCCTGCTGGCATTGCCATGGGCAGCGTGGGCAGCCTGTTGGAACGGCAGGACTTGTCCCCAGAAGAGCTACGGGCAGCGCTTGCAGGGCCCCGGGGTTCCCGCCAGCCTGATGGGCTCCTCCGGAAGGGCCTGGGCCAGCGTGAGCTCCTCAGCTACCTGCACCTCCCCAAGAAGGACAGCAAGACGGCCAAGCGTGCCCCTCGGAACGAGAGTGCTGACTACACTACCCTCTACTACCGGGAGCATCCTCGAGCTGGTGACTTCAGCAAGACTTCACTGCCCGAGCGGGGTCGCTTTGACAAG TGCCGCATTCGCCCATCGGTGTTCAAGCCCGTGGCGGGCGCTGGGAAAGGCTtcctgtccatgcagagcctggcAGCCCACAAGGGCCAGAAGCTGTGGCGCAGCAATGGCAGCCTGCACACATTGGCCTGCCACCCACCCCTGAGCCCAGGGCCCCGGACCAGCCAGGCACAGGCCCGGGCCCAGCTGTTGCATGCGCTCAGCCTGGACGAGGGCGGCCCCGAGCCCGAGCCCAGCCTGTCTGACTCCTCCAGCGGGGGCAGCTTTGGCCGCAGTCCTGGCACTGGTCCTGGCCCCTTCAGTTCCTCTTTGGGCCACATTAACCACCTTGGGGGCTCCCTGGACCGGGCCTCCCGGGTCCCCAAGGAGGCTGGGCCACTGGCGATGCTGAGCTGCCTGCCCGAGCCACCGCCCCCCTATGAGTTCTCCTGCCCCTCCGCCGAGGAGGTGGTGGCCCTGCTTCCCGACACCTGTGAAGATCTCAAGAGAGGCCTCGGTGATGAGGATGGCTCCAACCCTTTCACACAG GTGCTGGAAGAGCGCCAGCGGCTGTGGCTGTCCGAGCTGAAGCGCCTGTATGTGGAGAGGCTGCACGAGGTGGCTCAGAAGGCAGAGCGCAGTGAGCGCAACCTCCAGCTCCAGCTGTTCATGGCCCAGCAGGAGCAGCGGCGGCTGCGCAAAGAGCTCCGGGCACAGCAGGGCCTGGGCCCCGAGCCTCGGCCCCCCGGTGCCCTCCCGGATGCTGACCCTAACACCCGACCAGAGGAGGAAGCCCGATGGGAG gtGTGCCAGAAGACAGCGGAGATTAGCCTCTTGAAGCAGCAGCTGCGGGAGGCTCAGGCCGAGCTGGCGCAGAAGCTGGCCGAGATCTTCAGCCTCAAGACGCAACTTCGGGGCAGCCGGGCGCAGGCGCAGGCCCAGGACGCAGAGCTGGCCCAGCTGCGCGAGGCCGTGCGGAGCCTGCAGGAGCAGGGCCCTCGGGAGGAAGCCCAGGGCAGCTGTGAGACCGACGACTGCAAGAGCAGGGGGCTTCTGGGGGAGGCAGGTGGCAGCAGCGAGGCCGCAGGTGGCGCCGAGCAGCTGCGGGCCCAGCTGGTGCAGGAGCGGCTCCGCGCCCAGGAGCAGGCACTGTGCTTTGAGCGGGAGCGGCGGACAtggcaggaggagaaggaaagggtgCTGCGCTACCAGCGGGAGATCCAAGGAGGCTACCTGGACATGTACCGCCGCAACCAGGCGCTGGAACAAGAGCTGCGGGCGCTGCGGGAGCCCCCAGCACCCTGGAGTCCTCGGCTGGAGTCCTCCAAGATCTGA